The Dokdonia sp. 4H-3-7-5 genomic interval ATGTAAGCTCCTACAAGAACCAACCCTTTAATTCTCCCTATCTGTAGTTTTGTAGGTATAAAAGCAAGTGGTAATAAGATTGCTGCAAAGCCTATCATCCAGTAAATATTAGTGCCCAAAATAGCATCATCTACCACATTAATGTCCTTAATAAGTGATGTTATCCCTAATACTGAGGCAATATTAAAAATATTAGAACCTATTAAGTTTCCTAAGGAAATAGCTTTTTCTTTCTTTAAAGCCGCAATAACAGATGCCGCAAGTTCTGGAACACTAGTTCCTATTGCGATAACAGTTACAGAAATAGCATACTCACTTATACCAACGGCTGTTGCAAGCTCCTTTGCTCCAGAAACTAACCACTCAGAACCAAAGTACAATGCTGCTCCACCTATGAGAAGCCAGAGGATTATTTTAAAATAAGATGCTTGACCTAATCCCTCATCTACACCATCACTTTCTTCTAGCGCTGCACTTTTTCTAGCTCTGCGCAATAAGAAATATAAATAAACACCAAGTGCTGCAAGTAGTCCTCCACCTTCGGTAGCGGTGAGTTTTCCATCATTTGAGAGTAAGAAAAACAAGGCTACAGAAAAGAACATCATCACCGGCCAGTTAAAACGGTAAAAATCACGATCTATCGCAAGTGCAGAAATTACTGCAGTGATACCTAAAACGAGACCTATGTTTGCAATATTAGACCCTATGACATTACCTAATGCAATATCAGAACTACCGTCTAAAGCAGCTTGAACACTCACTAACAACTCTGGAGCAGAGGTTGCAAATGACACAACTGTGAGACCTATTACCATTTTAGAAAGGTTGAGTTTAAATGACAATCCTACAGATGCCCTTACTAAAAACTCCCCTCCTACTACTAGCAATACCAAACCCACTAGGATATAAAAAATGCTCATAAATTCTACTTTTAGGGCGAAGATAAGAATTAACACTCATGTGTAATGGGAATAAATAAGTACTGATGGTCGTAATGAGTAGTGCGCTTTCGCGAAAGCGTTATTAATAAATGAACCCATATATCTTAAAAAGACATCGTTACATAAATCCTCACAAGATGTCGTTATAATATGTTGTTCATTTATGAGAAAATGGTACATTTAAGATATCATATGGAATTAACGACAGAATTTATAGAGGCAGAGAATAAGGAGCTGACGAGACAGTATAAAAAACTGTTGCGCATAAGCTATCAAACCTTATCAGAGGATGATAAAAAAATGATTCGTAAAGCATTTGATGTTGCTGTTGATGCTCACAAATCACAACGCCGAAAGTCTGGTGAGGCATACATTTTTCATCCAGTTGCAGTGGCACAAATTGTTGCAAGCGAGATAGGCCTTGATGCCACATCTATAGCCAGCGCATTATTACATGATGTAGTAGAAGATACTGAGTATACCCTATCTGACCTTGAACAAATGTTTGGCGAGACTGTCGCTCGTATTGTAAATGGACTAACTAAAATATCTAGTTTAAAAAAGGACAGAGATGTGTCTTTACAAGCAGAGAATTTTAGAAAAATGCTACTTACTATTAATGACGACCCTAGAGTTATTATTATTAAAATAGCAGACCGCCTTCACAATATGCAGACCATGGATTCCATGCGTCCAGATAAGCAATCAAAAATTGCAAGTGAGACTTTGTACATCTATGCACCACTCGCTCATAGAATGGGACTTTACAATATAAAAACTGAGCTTGAAGACTTAAGTCTAAAATATACAGAACCAGAAGTTTACAAAGACCTTTCTAGCAAAATTACAGAGAGTAAAGCACAACAAGATGATTACATTAAGGACTTTAAAAAAGTTATAGAAGACTCTCTAGATGAAGAGGGACTTAATTATGAGATAAAAGGGCGGCCAAAATCAATATATAGTATAAGGCGTAAAATTCTTGCCCAGGGTGTCACTTTTGAAGAGGTGTATGACAAGTTTGCAATACGCATCATCTATAAGAGTGATAAGGCAAATGAAAAATTCTTAGCCTGGAAAATATATTCTATCGTTACAGATCACTTTAGACCTAACCCTACTCGTTTGCGAGACTGGATTTCTTCTCCTAAAACGACGGGTTATGAAGCATTGCACATTACCGTAATGGGCCTTAAAGGACGATGGGTAGAAGTACAAATTCGTTCTGAACGAATGAATGAAATAGCAGAGAAAGGATATGCAGCTCACTTTAAGTATAAACAAGGGAACGATGGAGATTCTACACTAGACGACTGGATTAATAAACTTCAAGAAGCGCTAGAAAATCCTGATCAAAATGCAGTGGACTTTGTTGAAAACTTCAAACTCAATCTATACAACAAGGAAATCTTTGTATTTACACCTCAAGGTGAGCTTAAATCTCTACCTAAAGGCGCAACTCCGCTTGATTTTGCCTTTAGTGTACACACAGAAGTAGGGCTTCACACTCGCGGATCAAGAGTAAATGGAAGGTTGGTGCCGTTAAGTCATGAACTCAAAAGTGGTGACCAAGTAGAAATCATCACATCAGAATCTGCTCACCCTACAAATAACTGGCTTGATTATGCTACCACAGCAAGGGCGCGTGCTAAAATAAAATCATCCCTCAAAGATGAAAAGAAAGAACTTGCAGATGATGGTAAAGCTATCTTACATCGTAAACTTAAATCTCAAAAAATACCTCTTAACGAGAAAACTATTAATGAATTAGTTTCTTACTTCAAGCTAAACACTAGTCTAGATTTGTTTTATCGTATAGGTAATGGAACAATAGATAATAAAATGATTAAAGAGTTTGCTGCGCAGCGTAGCAACGCTTTAATGTCATTTATAAAAAGTAAAATACGTAAGCCTAACAGTCCTCCAGATGTAAATAAAGATGAAATTACTAACAATTATGACTCATTAGTTTTTGGACCAGAAGATCAAAAACTTGATTACTCATTTGCAAAGTGTTGTAGTCCTATTCCTGGTGATCCAGTTTTTGGATTTACAACAATAAAAGATGGCATTAAAGTCCATAAAAATAATTGCCCTAATGCAATATCTATGCGAAGCAACTATGCCTATAGAATTATAAAAGCAAAGTGGGTAGACTCGTCAGACACTGGTTATCAAACAGACATTATACTTACAGGTATTGATAATTTAGGACTTGTAAATACCGTAACCGCAGAGATTTCAAAACACCAGCATGTAGAAATAAAGGGTATAAATTTCACTACGCAAGGAGGTGTTTTTAAAGGAAAAATAACGGTACTAGTGAGAAACAATGAATTGTTGAAAACCCTGATAGAAAATCTTAAAAAAATAGACGGTATCGACCAAGTGACTCGAGTATAAATCCGTAAATTCGTCCTTTACTAAAAACGATGCCACTAAAAGCTACCATAAATAAGGATCAAGACGTTGTAAAAGGCGTTTTTACTGCCTATCTAGAAGAAAAAGGCCACCGCAAAACACCTGAACGTTTTGCCATCTTGCAGGAGATATATAGCAATGAAGAGCACTTTGATATAGAAGCTCTCTACATTAGCATGAAAAATAAAAACTACAGGGTGAGCCGTGCGACACTATACAACACCATAGAGCTCTTACTAGAATGTGGGCTCGTGCGCAAACACCAGTTTGGCAATAATCAAGCTCAGTATGAAAAGTCATACTTTGATAAACAACATGATCACGTTATACTTACAGATACAGGAGAAGTTATAGAATTTTGCGATCCTCGTATACAGTCTATAAAGAAAACCATTGAAGAGGTTTTTGATATCACAATAGACAAGCATTCACTCTATTTTTACGGAAAGAAAAACACGACTAATTAACATAACAATGGCTGTAGACTTACTACTGGGCCTCCAATGGGGCGACGAAGGAAAAGGAAAAATTGTAGACGTTCTTACGAAGGACTACGATATTATTGCACGTTTTCAAGGAGGACCTAATGCAGGTCATACTCTTGAATTTGACGGTATAAAGCACGTATTACATACGATTCCTTCTGGAATTTTTCATGACAATGCTATGAATGTCATAGGTAATGGCGTTGTGATAGATCCTGTGATTTTTAAGAAAGAACTTCAAAATCTTGATAAGTTTGAAGGACTAGATTATAAAGCAAAAATGGTGATCTCACGTAAAGCACACCTTATACTTCCTACACACCGCTTACTAGATGCAGCTTCTGAAGCTTCAAAAGGAAAGGCAAAAATAGGTTCTACTCTTAAAGGAATAGGTCCTACTTATATGGATAAAACAGGCCGTAACGGTATACGTGTAGGAGACCTAGAACTTGCAGACTGGAAAGAGCGCTATGCTACATTGAGAGATAAGCATATCTCAATGATTGATTTTTATGATGCAAAGATTGATTACGATCTAGACGAACTAGAAACAGAATTCTTTGCTGCTATAAAAACACTTAAGACGCTCAAGTTTATAGACTCAGAAGAGTATTTATACCAAGCACAAAAATCTGGAAAGTCTATACTTGCAGAGGGTGCTCAAGGGTCACTACTTGATATTGACTTTGGTACTTATCCTTATGTGACTTCTTCAAACACGACAGCAGCAGGAGCTTGTACAGGTCTTGGTGTTGCTCCTAATCAAATAGGCGAAGTATTTGGAATCTTCAAAGCATATACAACTCGTGTAGGTTCTGGACCATTCCCTACAGAGCTTTTTGACGAAGATGGTGAGACTATGGGACGCGTAGGTAATGAATTTGGCGCTACTACTGGCCGTGCACGTCGTTGTGGATGGTTAGATCTTGTAGCTCTTAAATATGCCGTACGTGTAAACGGAGTCACTCAACTTATGATGATGAAAGGTGATGTACTTTCTGGTTTTAAAACCTTGAAAGTATGTACTGCATATAAATATAAAGGAGAGACTATCGAGCACCTTCCTTATAATATTGAGCCAGAAAACGTTGAAGTAGTTTATAAAGAAATGGCTGGATGGTCTGAAGATCTAACAGGTATGACTACTGCAGATCAACTTCCTAAGGCCCTTAATGACTATATAGATTATCTTGAGAAAGAACTTGAAACTCCTATTAAGATTGTATCTGTAGGACCAGATCGTACACAAACGATACTTAGATAAGCGTATTGAAATTTAAATTATAAGAAAGCCTTCAGATATCAATCTGGAGGCTTTTTATATACACTTATTTTAAGCAAACGGCGTTAAAAGAATACCCAACGTAGAGACAAGGCAGTATTAACTGCTTTTTGATAAACTGTTATCGATTTCGGGAGGCAATTTGATTATTTTTGACACTGATGAAAAATTACTTTTACATTTTACTTACTGGGATGTTTTTATGTTCTGCTTTCGCGAAAGCACAACAAAACCAACCTAAAGAAATCCTCATAGAATCTGACATTGAACGCATCAATGAAGAAGAATTTCCTGGCGCAATTATTTTTCAGAAATCAAATAAGCAAGTATACATACAACACGAAGGCGCCGAAATGTGGTGCGATCTTGCGTTCTATTACAAAGATGAGAACTTTGTAAAAGCATACAGAAACGTACGCTTAAAACAAGGTGACTCTATATCGATGCGCGGTAGATATATAGAATATAATGGTGATACGAAGTTTGCTTATGCCGCAGGTGATGTCTTCTTAAAAAAAGATACTACGACAGTGACTACAGACACCATGTACTTTAACCGCATAAGCCAGCAAGCATATTATCGCACGGGAGGAGTTGTCACTTCACCCAATAGCAAAATAACGAGTCGCGTAGGTCGCTACTATATCGAGCAGGATAAAATTTCTTTCATCAATGATGTTGTAGTTACAAATACAGAGTATGTAATTAATAGTGAGCAACTAGATTTTTACAGCGTCCCAGAACATGCTTACTTATATGGACCTACTACAATCACGAGCTCGACATCTAAGGTATACTGCGAACGTGGTTTTTATGACACCGCAAATGACTATGGTTATTTTGTAAAAAACTCGAGAATAGATTACGACAATAGGCAGGTATATGGAGATAGCCTCTATTTTGACCGTGCTAGAAATTTTGCAAGTGCCACAAACAACATCAAAGTACTTGATACCCTAAATAGAAGTCTTATAAAAGGACACTATGCAGAGGTGTACAGAGCAAAGGATTCCGTTTTAATCACACAACGAGCCGTTGCTATCACAGTAGAAGACAATGACTCTGTTTATGTGCATGGAGATAGACTCCTACTTACAGGAAAGCCAGAGAACCGAATTATCCGAGCTTTTAAGAACGTAAAACTTTATAAGAGTAACATGAGTGGAAAGAGCGACTCCCTACACAGTAACCAGCGCACAGGACTCACCCAAATGATAGGAAAGCCTATATTATGGAGTGAGAAGAGCCAAATCACTGGAGATAGCATTCACCTTCTCAATAATCTAGAAACTGAAAAAGTAGACTCGCTTAAGGTTTTTGATAATGCGTTTATCGCTCAGAAAGACACAATCTCTGGATTTAACCAAGTCAAAGGACAAAAACTGTATGGCTTTTTTGATGATGAGAATCAGCTCAAGCAAGTAGACATTATAAACAACGCAGAGACCATAATGTATATGCGTGAAGAAAACGGTGACCTCACCGGTATAGATAGAGGAACCTCTGCTCGTATAGAAATTACATTTTTTGAAAATACGATAGACGAGATTAATAAACTTAAAAGTCCTGGAGGAACCATTTTTCCTGAGTCACAATTTAAGAATGAACCACAAACCTTTGAAGGATTTAACTGGAGAGGTGATGAAGAGCTACTAAGTAAGGAAGATATTTTTAGAGGAGAATCGCCTTTTGTACTTACTAAAATTCAAGGTATTCCTCTTCCTGAAATAGATGAAGGTTTCTTTTCAACTAGTGATGACTCTACAATTAAACCTCTATCTACAAGCTCAGACATTAAAGAAGGTACTCTAGAAAATAGAGAAGAAAATAAGCCAAAATACGGCCAAGAAAATCTAGATGAAAAGAGTAAAATTGAAAAAGACGCACTAATTGAGCGCAACCAAAATACCTCTACACAACGGGCGCAGAGTCCAACCCTAAAAACCACACCAAGATTATTAAAACCCGTTAAAAAAGACGGCAATTAACATGCAATTTTTGAAGTGAAATCCTCTGAGGGAAAATCAAATAGAATATGATATTCTTACAAAAAGAGCTAAATATCAGGTTTTTATACATCTAAAAGAACCAATATAGTACAGAATATTGCGTTTTGACCCAATTTATAAGTCAGTTGGCGAAAAAATTTTTATACGCCTTTTTACCCTCCTATCTTTATAGTCCCAAATCATTAGACTATGAGAAAATTTTTACTTTTACTCGTATTTATAGCAATAACTAACCTAACAGCACAGAACTCTCAGATGTTCTTTTCTGAGGCACTAGATGCTCACCTTCCTTCATATTTATTACAAGCAGAAGAAGCTATTAGGAATCTTGAACAAGACAAAGTCAAAGTGCTTTTTGATGATCTTGTAGAGGATAAACTTGTGGGATCCTTAATGAATAATTTTAAGGTTAAAACAACCTCAAAGAAAAGTAAATCATTAGCAGATTATAACAAACCTGTAATGCTACTCACCTACTCTAGCTGGAGAATAAGTAGCAAAGGAGAACAAGCAGCTCTTAACGAGCTAGCAAATCATTATGGTGATGACGTAGCGATTGTCCTTTTATTTTGGGGAGATGTTAAGCAAGTAAAAAAATTAAGTAAAGACTACGATCGCAATATAGATATACTTTATGTTGATGATTCTGATAATAATTACTCTTTAGTTATCAAGAATCTCAAACACTCTTTAGGACTTCCTCTTGCTTATACCATTACTTCTGATAAGGAAATTATAGATATAAAAAGACGTCTATCTAACAAGCTGTCTCAAGATGAGGCATTATCTACTACAAATAATTTTAAACTATACAAAGGGATGCTCACAGAGCTACTGTATAATCAGCAACTGTTAAGTGATGACCCTATAGTTATCAATTAATAGTTATTTACCCCACAGCATTTTAATAGAAAGGACGAGAAGCACCGCTCCAAAGATTCTTTTAAGCGTTTTTTGATCAAGATTTACAGCTAGTTTTGATCCTAGAAACCCGCCTACCACAAAAAACACAGCGATAACCGCAGCATATTTCCAGTTTACATAGCCTTCGTTATAGTAATTATAAGCAGCAAGAAATGTTACTGGAACTGCAAGCACAGCAAGACTTGTACCTTGAGCTTCATGTTGATTAAAGTGCAGTAACATAATCATAAGAGGTATCATAATAACACCTCCACCTACTCCCATAATACCACTCAAGACTCCGGCAATAAGACCTATGGCTATAAGCGCTATAATAACTGATGCATTCATTACATTAAATTTTGATTCAATAAAAATACCATATTAGCGAGTCTTATAAATAAAAATAGGCTTCTCATTTTACAAAATGAGAAGCCTATTAAATAATTAACTAGTTATCTGTATTATCTACCTAGCGTGTATGTACCTTTTTCTGGTATCTCTATATAATATTTCTTTCTTGAACTATTATTGAGTTTAGTCTCACGCAACCAAGGATTGTGAAGTTTAAGAAGCTTATAGTTAATGTCAAAGCGCTCTGCAAATTTTACGAAATCTGTCACTGCTGTATCGACCTCCACTTTATAAGTAGGCACCTCTGCATATAAATCCTCTGCTCTAAAGTTGAAACCATACTTCTTTGGATTGCTTAAAATCTCCTTAAGTGCAATAATTCTAAATACGTAACGCCCCGTTTCTTCTCCTAAAAGCAAATCGTAGTAATCTTGTACATTTTGTTCTTCAAAACGACGAGAAACACCGTAATTACCAGCATTATAAGCTGCTGCTGCAGCCGTCCAATTGCCAAACTTCTCCTTAGACTGCTTTAAATATTTACAAGCAGCACGTGTAGACTTCTCCACATGATATCTTTCATCCACATTATCATTTACCTCTAGACCGTATTCTCTTCCAGTTTCTTTGAGAATTTGCCAGAAACCAGTGGCTCTAGCAGGAGAAACTGCTTGTGTTAGTCCGCTTTCAATTACTGCTAGATATTTAAGATCATCTGGCACACCTTCCTCTGCTAGAATCTTTTCTATCGTTGGAAAATACTTATTTGCTCTTTTAAAAATGAGCAGCGCGTTAGACTGCCAGTAAGTATTAACCAAAAGCTCACGATCCATACGTTCTCTAATGTCAGGATTTTCTACAGGAACTGCCTCTCCTGCAAAGTTTAATCCATCTGGCATTGGGATCGCATACACGTTATAGTCATTAAGTAACTTCTTTGATGTCATTTTTTCATTCTGCACCTCTCCTTTTTCTTCTACCACTTCTTCTTGTGGTGCTTGTGCAGAGTTTATAACTAGGCCTGCAATAGCTACTACTGCAATACCTGCAACAACTTTCTTTATCATTATCATCATCTTTTCTATTTTAAATCAATGTAATCATTTTCAATCAGTTCGATTAAGTTTTTATTAAACCATTTTGCTCGAGTTATCACCATAATGTGAGTCCCTCCTTCTATATTAATACAGTTATCTATATACTTCACTGGGAAGACCTTATCTGCACTTCCGTGTATGTGAATAATTCCTGGCGGCGCAATTTCTTGATCCCAACAGACCATTTCTTTTACTGCCCAACTCAAGTATCTTCTATCATTCATAGATAGGTACTTTTTATATAGTGCCACTCTATTTTTTATGGTCTCGCCAAAGGCATATTTTGCTAGTGTATCTATATCTTCTACTAATCTCGTAGGCAATATGTTGTATAACTTTAGCTTTCGCGAAAGCTTCATTCTACGTGGTAACTCATGCTTAGTTTTAACACTACTTACAATAATAAGCTTTGCCACTTCGATGTGCTTTGCCATTTCTTGTACGAGTATCCCGCCAAAACTAACGCCTAGCAATACGACATTGTCATGCTTAATATGAGTTGTCATTCTCAAGGCATAGTCTTGTAGTGACTCATTTACCTCTGGAATGAACCATTCTAGCAAATGAATTTGATAAGAATCCTCGGGTAACTTTATATTCTCAAAAATAGAAGGATTGGCCGCCATACCTGGCATTAAATACACGTGCGTCATCTAACTTATAAGTAAGGGTTTAACATAAGAGAAGCGCTCTATTTCGGGAATTTTTTATACATTTGCAAGACTTTCTCAAAAAGAAATTATTAAGATTTGATTATCTTATTATTTCTTGCCTCTTAGGGGTCAAAATTAAGGAGAGATTTCTAATAACCCCGTTAATAATTTTACAAATACTTTAAATATTTTTCAAAATTTATGGAAGCGACGACAGCAGTTGAATTGACAGATAATGAGTTCCAAAGACAGTTTGAAGCAACATTTGCAGGGAAAATGGCAAAAATGGAATACTCGTTACAAGAGCGTAAAATCTTCCTGACAAAAATCTTCATGCCAGAAGGCACAGAGGAGCACATGAATGAATTTATTATAGCAGTATTTAATGAAGTTGCAGAGAGAGAAATAAGCCTCGTACCTACGAGTCCTGAAATTGCAAAATTCATGCGTTCTAACAGACGTAAATACAAAAAATTACTACCTGTAGGAATTAACATATAGGTGATCTTATTCTATTTAAAAACCACTCCATGAGTGGTTTTTTTATGCAATATTGCGAGATTACCTTGAAACATATATCCTATAAAATTTTACACTATTTATGATAGAAAAAAATATACCCTACACACATACTAATACATACTCCACCCTTAACGAGCTATCAGAAAAAACTAAGAATGTTTGGTTCGTTTTTCACGGCATGGGTTACTTGTCAAGATATTTTATCAATTACTTCAAGGAGCTTCCACCAGAAGAGAATTACATCATAGCCCCACAAGCACCTAGTAAATATTACCAAGACAAACGTTTTAAATATGTAGGTGCTAGCTGGCTTACTAAAGAAAACACAGAAACAGAGAAGAACAATGTTTTTAACTACCTTGATGAGCTATGGGATATGGAACTAGCAACTATCGACAAAAGTGCCGTAAACGTGATCATGATGGGGTATTCTCAAGGTGTATCTATCGTCACCAGATGGATTGCTTCTAGAAAAATAGATTGCTCCTATCTTCTGTTACATTCTGGCGCAATACCAGCTGAGTTGAATCCGACGGATTTTGAGCATCTTTCTAACACCACTCCAGTCACATATATTTATGGAGATAAAGACGAATATATCACAGAAGCTCGTGTTACAGAACAACATCTCAACGGTTCTGCTCTTTTTGGAAATCGTCTTGAAGTTGTTGTATTTTCTGGTATTCATGAGGTTCACACAGCATTCTTCCCGAAGATATTAACTGCACTGGAAGAGTAAATTAATGGTGTAGGTTACGCTTTCGCGAAAGCGTAAAACAAAAAAATCGGCAACTCATTGAATTGCCGATTTTGTTATTTAATGAAATGCTTATTAATAACCAGTGATTTCAAATTCACTACGTCTGTTAAGCTGATGATCATCTTCTGTACACTTACCTACAGGACAGTTAATCACAGGCTTTGTATCGCCATATCCTTGATATTGTATTCTTGAAGCATCGATTCCTTTACTAACTAGGTAGTCAAAGGTACTTTTTGCTCTTTTTTCTGATAGCGGCATATTATATGCGGCTGGACCACGACTATCTGTGTGAGAGCTTATTTTTATTTTAATGCGCTTGTATTTGGTAAGCTTAGCAGCCAGTCTATCAAGTACAGCTTGCGAATCTTCACGCACCACATGTAAATCAAAATCAAAATAAATAGGAGCTACATCCATAAATAGCTTACCTTCCTTCTCCACAACCTGTGGTGCATTTACATCTGTAAGCAACTCAAAACGACTTGGATCTTTCTCTTTAAGGTCTTTAGAAAGATTTTTCTCTTTCATAAGAGCAAGCTCACTGTCTGTAAATATCCTCTTTACTTTGATTACATAAGGTGCTGTCTGTATACCTCGTATTTGAATATCCATACGTCCTTCTTCATGATTATCTCCAGAAGCTATAAACGTATAATCGTCTACAGTAAGTGGTACTTGGAAAGGTGCAGCATCCTCTTTACGGTCTGCATAAACTTCTTTCCCTTGATATCCTAGGATCTTTATTGCCGCATCTGAGATAAGTTCATCAGTATCTGCGTCACGTATTTCAAACTGCGTTTTAAACTCGCGAGTTATGATTTCTCCAGTTTGTACAAAGCTATAGATATCGTCATCTGTTCCATTACGATTAGTGGCATACAATCCGTTATTATCAGAATAGTAACTTAGACTAAAATCATCATATTTAGAATTAATAGGTGCTCCTAGGTTAATAGGCTCTGTGAACCCTTTTACTGTGAGTGGTGCTACAAAAATATCAAGTAAACCTAAACCTAAACGTCCATCTGTAGAAAAATATAAATCTCCTGTGTTCGAAACAAATGGAAATTGCTCTCTATGAATAGTATTAATTGTAGGCCCTAAATTTACCGGAGTACTATACGTCCCATCTAGCTGTACGGTTACATAGTAGATATCAAACCCGCCAAGACCTCCTTCCATATCTGAGGCAAAGTACAAACGCTTTCCATCTCTAGTAAGTGTAGGATGCATGTAAGAATAATTTTCATTTACAAATGACAGACGTTCTGCATCTCTCCATATTCCATCAATACGAACACTTTTATAAAGATGAACCCTATTAGTTTGTTCTTCATCAAACATCTTCCCGCTATCTCCATTTTTATAAGCACTACGAGATAAGTACATCTCATCGCCTGCTGTGTTAAAACACAGATTACCATCATGAAGTGGTGAGTTTACTCCTTGCTTAAGTCTTACAGCTTCACCTGCGAGTTCATTTTTGTCATTTACTCGTACTCCGTAAATATCTAAGAATGGTCTTTGTGTAGTCTTAAAACGCCTTGCAAATAAGGTTCTAAGTACATCGTCATTTAATCTATCTGATGTAAAGAAAACACTATCTCCTACTCTTACGGGTCCAAAGTCGTCTGCTTCTGAGCTTATATTACTCTTGGTAGCGTCAAATTTTGGATTTTTCTTCATTAAATCTTCCAATAATTTAATAGCAGCGACTTTATCAAAGTCTTCACCTTTGTTTTTATAATAAATATCAAGGTAGTCAATACCCTGATCAGAATCTAAAGTAGTATTAAGTACGTGAAACATTTTGAAATTAAACTCATTATCATATGTTCTATCCTCGTCATTAAATCGCTGTCCTACTAGCTGATTAAGATATATAGAAGCGCTTCTATAATCTTGATCTAAATAGTAAGCGTCAATAAGTTTCCCTAGTATTTCTTTAGAGTTATTTTTTCTTAAAGCCACTTCATAATACTTTGCAGCACTAGCGTAGTCTCCCTTATTAAAAAAACGATCTCCCTTTTGTACTTGCCCAAATGCACCTGCACTTACACAGAGTATAATAAGTAATGTGTATATATTTTTCATCTTAGTAAAATCTTGGTGAGATGTAACGTTTTTGTACGCCTAGCAAATCAAATGTGTATAATAGTACTACCTCGTGACTTCCATTGTTAAAACGATTAAGATCGCTCACATTAAAGTCATAACTGTATCCTATTTTTAAATCATTTGTAATATTAAATCCTGCTAGTGCTGCGATAGCATCTTGATGTCTGTATGAAACACCGAGTTCAAATTTCTCGTCATACAAAGCATTTAGCGAAAGGTCGTAGGTTAATGGTGCCCCGCTTATCCATTTTGCAACAGCAGAAGGCTTTATTTTAAGCACATCACTCACATCATACACGTAACCTGCCATTAAATATGCAGTAGGATCCTTCTTATATAGAATAGAGGAATCACCATTGCCTAAATTATTTTC includes:
- a CDS encoding OmpA family protein, which gives rise to MKNIYTLLIILCVSAGAFGQVQKGDRFFNKGDYASAAKYYEVALRKNNSKEILGKLIDAYYLDQDYRSASIYLNQLVGQRFNDEDRTYDNEFNFKMFHVLNTTLDSDQGIDYLDIYYKNKGEDFDKVAAIKLLEDLMKKNPKFDATKSNISSEADDFGPVRVGDSVFFTSDRLNDDVLRTLFARRFKTTQRPFLDIYGVRVNDKNELAGEAVRLKQGVNSPLHDGNLCFNTAGDEMYLSRSAYKNGDSGKMFDEEQTNRVHLYKSVRIDGIWRDAERLSFVNENYSYMHPTLTRDGKRLYFASDMEGGLGGFDIYYVTVQLDGTYSTPVNLGPTINTIHREQFPFVSNTGDLYFSTDGRLGLGLLDIFVAPLTVKGFTEPINLGAPINSKYDDFSLSYYSDNNGLYATNRNGTDDDIYSFVQTGEIITREFKTQFEIRDADTDELISDAAIKILGYQGKEVYADRKEDAAPFQVPLTVDDYTFIASGDNHEEGRMDIQIRGIQTAPYVIKVKRIFTDSELALMKEKNLSKDLKEKDPSRFELLTDVNAPQVVEKEGKLFMDVAPIYFDFDLHVVREDSQAVLDRLAAKLTKYKRIKIKISSHTDSRGPAAYNMPLSEKRAKSTFDYLVSKGIDASRIQYQGYGDTKPVINCPVGKCTEDDHQLNRRSEFEITGY